Proteins from one Telopea speciosissima isolate NSW1024214 ecotype Mountain lineage chromosome 1, Tspe_v1, whole genome shotgun sequence genomic window:
- the LOC122659874 gene encoding regulator of nonsense transcripts 1 homolog isoform X2, translating into MVRAKHKEVYLHKGSPLGETILECYNCGSRNVFLLGFISAKTESVVVLLCREPCLSVNALKDMNWDLSQWCPLIDDRCFLPWLVKIPSEQEQFESTPN; encoded by the exons GTTCGAGCAAAGCACAAAGAAGTCTATCTTCATAAAGGCAGTCCTCTTGGAGAAACAATACTTGAGTGCTATAACTGTGGTTCCCGAAATGTGTTTCTTCTTGGATTTATTTCTGCCAAGACAGAGAGTGTGGTTGTTCTTCTCTGTAGGGAACCTTGTTTGAGTGTCAATGCATTGAAGGACATGAACTGGGACTTGAGTCAGTGGTGTCCTCTTATTGATGACCGCTGTTTCTTGCCGTGGCTTGTTAAG ATTCCTTCTGAACAAGAACAGTTTGAGAGCACGCCAAATTAG
- the LOC122659874 gene encoding regulator of nonsense transcripts 1 homolog isoform X1, which yields MEKVRAKHKEVYLHKGSPLGETILECYNCGSRNVFLLGFISAKTESVVVLLCREPCLSVNALKDMNWDLSQWCPLIDDRCFLPWLVKIPSEQEQFESTPN from the exons ATGGAGAAA GTTCGAGCAAAGCACAAAGAAGTCTATCTTCATAAAGGCAGTCCTCTTGGAGAAACAATACTTGAGTGCTATAACTGTGGTTCCCGAAATGTGTTTCTTCTTGGATTTATTTCTGCCAAGACAGAGAGTGTGGTTGTTCTTCTCTGTAGGGAACCTTGTTTGAGTGTCAATGCATTGAAGGACATGAACTGGGACTTGAGTCAGTGGTGTCCTCTTATTGATGACCGCTGTTTCTTGCCGTGGCTTGTTAAG ATTCCTTCTGAACAAGAACAGTTTGAGAGCACGCCAAATTAG